The following proteins are co-located in the Apis mellifera strain DH4 linkage group LG11, Amel_HAv3.1, whole genome shotgun sequence genome:
- the LOC724952 gene encoding sodium-independent sulfate anion transporter isoform X1: protein MSYNRGSIGEQTPLLRRNVTSGFNLRQLLLRRIPILAWIPQYSSSKLLQDILAGLTVGLTAIPQGIAYAIVAGLPAQYGLYSSFMGCFVYLVFGSCKDITVGPTAIMALLSQQHVIRLGEDIAVLLCFLTGCVILLMGLLHLGFLVEFVSMPVISGFTNAAAIIIGTSQLGTLLGLSGRSDSFVDAISKVVNHFDKITFWDPLLGICSMILLVCLKKLPGKKGGTMGEKFMWVTSLARNAVVVIFGIILNRSLFSYGIKIFKSTGNITEGLPPFAPPPFSLTKGNHTYHFQELIGELGSTVISVPLIAILESIAIAKAFAKGRTVDANQEMLALGLCNIFGSFSRSMPTTGSFTRTAVNNASGVKTPMGGVITGCLVLLACGLLTSTFQFIPKATLAAVIIVAMYYMLELRIFLVLWRTKKIDLIPLTVTLSSCLAIGPEYGMIGGIVVNLILLLYFAARPGLLIEERVVDGLTILFVSPKQSLSYPAAEYLRERVMSWCDTRPGTIPVVVEGRHVLRIDATVAKNLALLLADLEARDQRLVFWNWCEQAKRTLTSYDASLHASFKSSGSVGQIFSPRTATRE from the exons ATGTCGTATAACAGAGGAAGTATCGGAGAGCAAACACCATTGTTGA GGAGGAACGTGACTTCTGGATTCAATTTGAGGCAGCTCCTTCTACGAAGGATACCAATCTTGGCATGGATACCTCAATATAGCTCGTCCAAACTTCTGCAAGATATCTTAGCAGGATTGACTGTTGGTTTGACTGCTATACCGCAGGGTATAGCTTATGCAATTGTAGCCGGACTTCCAGCTCAG TACGGCCTGTACAGCAGTTTCATGGGATGCTTCGTGTACTTGGTGTTCGGTAGCTGCAAAGATATCACCGTGGGACCTACGGCAATAATGGCTTTACTGTCGCAACAGCACGTTATAAGGCTGGGAGAAGATATTGCC GTACTTTTGTGCTTCCTGACTGGCTGCGTGATATTGCTGATGGGTCTGCTCCACTTGGGATTTCTTGTGGAGTTTGTTAGTATGCCAGTGATATCTGGATTCACTAATGCCGCTGCCATAATAATTGGAACGTCTCAGTTGGGCACATTGCTTGGCTTAAGTGGAAGAAGCGATTCGTTCGTCGATGCCATTTCCAAAGTTGTcaatcattttgataaaatcacCTTTTGGGATCCCTTGTTAGGAATCTGTTCCATGATCTTACTCGTCTGTCTTAAA aaactaCCTGGAAAGAAAGGAGGCACGATGGGGGAAAAATTCATGTGGGTCACATCTCTGGCAAGGAACGCTGTAGTCGTCATCtttggaataatattaaatcgctCGTTGTTCTCTTACGGCATTAAGATCTTCAAAAGTACTGGAAACATAACCGAAGGTCTACCGCCCTTTGCACCGCCACCGTTCTCCCTTACAAAAGGAAACCATACGTATCATTTCCAGGAGTTGATCGGTGAACTGGGAAGCACCGTCATCTCAGTCCCGTTAATAGCAATTTTGGAGAGCATTGCTATTGCCAAAGCGTTTG CAAAAGGGAGAACCGTTGACGCTAATCAAGAGATGCTGGCTTTAGGACTTTGCAACATTTTTGGGAGCTTTTCCCGATCAATGCCAACCACAGGAAGCTTCACAAGGACCGCTGTAAACAACGCCTCGGGCGTAAAAACACCGATGGGCGGTGTAATTACCGGATGCCTGGTGCTTTTAGCGTGCGGCCTTCTCACTTCCACTTTCCAATTCATCCCCAAAGCAACTCTCGCCGCGGTGATCATAGTTGCCATGTACTACATGCTCGAGCTTCGTATATTCCTCGTCCTCTGGAGGACGAAAA AGATCGACCTGATACCTCTGACTGTGACCTTGTCGAGCTGCTTGGCAATTGGTCCAGAATACGGGATGATCGGCGGGATCGTGGTAAATCTGATTCTCCTGCTCTATTTCGCGGCCAGGCCTGGATTATTGATCGAGGAACGGGTGGTCGATGGGCTGACGATCCTGTTTGTCTCACCGAAACAATCCTTGAGCTATCCAGCCGCCGAGTACCTTCGTGAACGAGTCATGTCGTG GTGCGACACCAGGCCAGGAACGATTCCCGTGGTCGTGGAAGGCCGCCACGTGCTGAGAATCGATGCTACGGTCGCCAAGAATCTCGCTCTGCTCCTCGCCGACCTGGAGGCAAGGGATCAGAGGCTGGTATTTTGGAACTGGTGCGAGCAAGCCAAGAGGACCTTGACGAGCTACGACGCCTCCCTCCACGCGTCCTTTAAAAGTTCTGGAAGCGTGGGGCAGATATTCTCGCCTAGAACAGCGACACGAGAGTGA
- the LOC724952 gene encoding sodium-independent sulfate anion transporter isoform X3, which produces MVLWRNVTSGFNLRQLLLRRIPILAWIPQYSSSKLLQDILAGLTVGLTAIPQGIAYAIVAGLPAQYGLYSSFMGCFVYLVFGSCKDITVGPTAIMALLSQQHVIRLGEDIAVLLCFLTGCVILLMGLLHLGFLVEFVSMPVISGFTNAAAIIIGTSQLGTLLGLSGRSDSFVDAISKVVNHFDKITFWDPLLGICSMILLVCLKKLPGKKGGTMGEKFMWVTSLARNAVVVIFGIILNRSLFSYGIKIFKSTGNITEGLPPFAPPPFSLTKGNHTYHFQELIGELGSTVISVPLIAILESIAIAKAFAKGRTVDANQEMLALGLCNIFGSFSRSMPTTGSFTRTAVNNASGVKTPMGGVITGCLVLLACGLLTSTFQFIPKATLAAVIIVAMYYMLELRIFLVLWRTKKIDLIPLTVTLSSCLAIGPEYGMIGGIVVNLILLLYFAARPGLLIEERVVDGLTILFVSPKQSLSYPAAEYLRERVMSWCDTRPGTIPVVVEGRHVLRIDATVAKNLALLLADLEARDQRLVFWNWCEQAKRTLTSYDASLHASFKSSGSVGQIFSPRTATRE; this is translated from the exons atggtACTAT GGAGGAACGTGACTTCTGGATTCAATTTGAGGCAGCTCCTTCTACGAAGGATACCAATCTTGGCATGGATACCTCAATATAGCTCGTCCAAACTTCTGCAAGATATCTTAGCAGGATTGACTGTTGGTTTGACTGCTATACCGCAGGGTATAGCTTATGCAATTGTAGCCGGACTTCCAGCTCAG TACGGCCTGTACAGCAGTTTCATGGGATGCTTCGTGTACTTGGTGTTCGGTAGCTGCAAAGATATCACCGTGGGACCTACGGCAATAATGGCTTTACTGTCGCAACAGCACGTTATAAGGCTGGGAGAAGATATTGCC GTACTTTTGTGCTTCCTGACTGGCTGCGTGATATTGCTGATGGGTCTGCTCCACTTGGGATTTCTTGTGGAGTTTGTTAGTATGCCAGTGATATCTGGATTCACTAATGCCGCTGCCATAATAATTGGAACGTCTCAGTTGGGCACATTGCTTGGCTTAAGTGGAAGAAGCGATTCGTTCGTCGATGCCATTTCCAAAGTTGTcaatcattttgataaaatcacCTTTTGGGATCCCTTGTTAGGAATCTGTTCCATGATCTTACTCGTCTGTCTTAAA aaactaCCTGGAAAGAAAGGAGGCACGATGGGGGAAAAATTCATGTGGGTCACATCTCTGGCAAGGAACGCTGTAGTCGTCATCtttggaataatattaaatcgctCGTTGTTCTCTTACGGCATTAAGATCTTCAAAAGTACTGGAAACATAACCGAAGGTCTACCGCCCTTTGCACCGCCACCGTTCTCCCTTACAAAAGGAAACCATACGTATCATTTCCAGGAGTTGATCGGTGAACTGGGAAGCACCGTCATCTCAGTCCCGTTAATAGCAATTTTGGAGAGCATTGCTATTGCCAAAGCGTTTG CAAAAGGGAGAACCGTTGACGCTAATCAAGAGATGCTGGCTTTAGGACTTTGCAACATTTTTGGGAGCTTTTCCCGATCAATGCCAACCACAGGAAGCTTCACAAGGACCGCTGTAAACAACGCCTCGGGCGTAAAAACACCGATGGGCGGTGTAATTACCGGATGCCTGGTGCTTTTAGCGTGCGGCCTTCTCACTTCCACTTTCCAATTCATCCCCAAAGCAACTCTCGCCGCGGTGATCATAGTTGCCATGTACTACATGCTCGAGCTTCGTATATTCCTCGTCCTCTGGAGGACGAAAA AGATCGACCTGATACCTCTGACTGTGACCTTGTCGAGCTGCTTGGCAATTGGTCCAGAATACGGGATGATCGGCGGGATCGTGGTAAATCTGATTCTCCTGCTCTATTTCGCGGCCAGGCCTGGATTATTGATCGAGGAACGGGTGGTCGATGGGCTGACGATCCTGTTTGTCTCACCGAAACAATCCTTGAGCTATCCAGCCGCCGAGTACCTTCGTGAACGAGTCATGTCGTG GTGCGACACCAGGCCAGGAACGATTCCCGTGGTCGTGGAAGGCCGCCACGTGCTGAGAATCGATGCTACGGTCGCCAAGAATCTCGCTCTGCTCCTCGCCGACCTGGAGGCAAGGGATCAGAGGCTGGTATTTTGGAACTGGTGCGAGCAAGCCAAGAGGACCTTGACGAGCTACGACGCCTCCCTCCACGCGTCCTTTAAAAGTTCTGGAAGCGTGGGGCAGATATTCTCGCCTAGAACAGCGACACGAGAGTGA
- the LOC724952 gene encoding sodium-independent sulfate anion transporter isoform X2 — protein MSEMIYIPVSTRRNVTSGFNLRQLLLRRIPILAWIPQYSSSKLLQDILAGLTVGLTAIPQGIAYAIVAGLPAQYGLYSSFMGCFVYLVFGSCKDITVGPTAIMALLSQQHVIRLGEDIAVLLCFLTGCVILLMGLLHLGFLVEFVSMPVISGFTNAAAIIIGTSQLGTLLGLSGRSDSFVDAISKVVNHFDKITFWDPLLGICSMILLVCLKKLPGKKGGTMGEKFMWVTSLARNAVVVIFGIILNRSLFSYGIKIFKSTGNITEGLPPFAPPPFSLTKGNHTYHFQELIGELGSTVISVPLIAILESIAIAKAFAKGRTVDANQEMLALGLCNIFGSFSRSMPTTGSFTRTAVNNASGVKTPMGGVITGCLVLLACGLLTSTFQFIPKATLAAVIIVAMYYMLELRIFLVLWRTKKIDLIPLTVTLSSCLAIGPEYGMIGGIVVNLILLLYFAARPGLLIEERVVDGLTILFVSPKQSLSYPAAEYLRERVMSWCDTRPGTIPVVVEGRHVLRIDATVAKNLALLLADLEARDQRLVFWNWCEQAKRTLTSYDASLHASFKSSGSVGQIFSPRTATRE, from the exons ATGTcggaaatgatatatataccgGTTTCCACAA GGAGGAACGTGACTTCTGGATTCAATTTGAGGCAGCTCCTTCTACGAAGGATACCAATCTTGGCATGGATACCTCAATATAGCTCGTCCAAACTTCTGCAAGATATCTTAGCAGGATTGACTGTTGGTTTGACTGCTATACCGCAGGGTATAGCTTATGCAATTGTAGCCGGACTTCCAGCTCAG TACGGCCTGTACAGCAGTTTCATGGGATGCTTCGTGTACTTGGTGTTCGGTAGCTGCAAAGATATCACCGTGGGACCTACGGCAATAATGGCTTTACTGTCGCAACAGCACGTTATAAGGCTGGGAGAAGATATTGCC GTACTTTTGTGCTTCCTGACTGGCTGCGTGATATTGCTGATGGGTCTGCTCCACTTGGGATTTCTTGTGGAGTTTGTTAGTATGCCAGTGATATCTGGATTCACTAATGCCGCTGCCATAATAATTGGAACGTCTCAGTTGGGCACATTGCTTGGCTTAAGTGGAAGAAGCGATTCGTTCGTCGATGCCATTTCCAAAGTTGTcaatcattttgataaaatcacCTTTTGGGATCCCTTGTTAGGAATCTGTTCCATGATCTTACTCGTCTGTCTTAAA aaactaCCTGGAAAGAAAGGAGGCACGATGGGGGAAAAATTCATGTGGGTCACATCTCTGGCAAGGAACGCTGTAGTCGTCATCtttggaataatattaaatcgctCGTTGTTCTCTTACGGCATTAAGATCTTCAAAAGTACTGGAAACATAACCGAAGGTCTACCGCCCTTTGCACCGCCACCGTTCTCCCTTACAAAAGGAAACCATACGTATCATTTCCAGGAGTTGATCGGTGAACTGGGAAGCACCGTCATCTCAGTCCCGTTAATAGCAATTTTGGAGAGCATTGCTATTGCCAAAGCGTTTG CAAAAGGGAGAACCGTTGACGCTAATCAAGAGATGCTGGCTTTAGGACTTTGCAACATTTTTGGGAGCTTTTCCCGATCAATGCCAACCACAGGAAGCTTCACAAGGACCGCTGTAAACAACGCCTCGGGCGTAAAAACACCGATGGGCGGTGTAATTACCGGATGCCTGGTGCTTTTAGCGTGCGGCCTTCTCACTTCCACTTTCCAATTCATCCCCAAAGCAACTCTCGCCGCGGTGATCATAGTTGCCATGTACTACATGCTCGAGCTTCGTATATTCCTCGTCCTCTGGAGGACGAAAA AGATCGACCTGATACCTCTGACTGTGACCTTGTCGAGCTGCTTGGCAATTGGTCCAGAATACGGGATGATCGGCGGGATCGTGGTAAATCTGATTCTCCTGCTCTATTTCGCGGCCAGGCCTGGATTATTGATCGAGGAACGGGTGGTCGATGGGCTGACGATCCTGTTTGTCTCACCGAAACAATCCTTGAGCTATCCAGCCGCCGAGTACCTTCGTGAACGAGTCATGTCGTG GTGCGACACCAGGCCAGGAACGATTCCCGTGGTCGTGGAAGGCCGCCACGTGCTGAGAATCGATGCTACGGTCGCCAAGAATCTCGCTCTGCTCCTCGCCGACCTGGAGGCAAGGGATCAGAGGCTGGTATTTTGGAACTGGTGCGAGCAAGCCAAGAGGACCTTGACGAGCTACGACGCCTCCCTCCACGCGTCCTTTAAAAGTTCTGGAAGCGTGGGGCAGATATTCTCGCCTAGAACAGCGACACGAGAGTGA
- the LOC724952 gene encoding sodium-independent sulfate anion transporter isoform X4 codes for MGCFVYLVFGSCKDITVGPTAIMALLSQQHVIRLGEDIAVLLCFLTGCVILLMGLLHLGFLVEFVSMPVISGFTNAAAIIIGTSQLGTLLGLSGRSDSFVDAISKVVNHFDKITFWDPLLGICSMILLVCLKKLPGKKGGTMGEKFMWVTSLARNAVVVIFGIILNRSLFSYGIKIFKSTGNITEGLPPFAPPPFSLTKGNHTYHFQELIGELGSTVISVPLIAILESIAIAKAFAKGRTVDANQEMLALGLCNIFGSFSRSMPTTGSFTRTAVNNASGVKTPMGGVITGCLVLLACGLLTSTFQFIPKATLAAVIIVAMYYMLELRIFLVLWRTKKIDLIPLTVTLSSCLAIGPEYGMIGGIVVNLILLLYFAARPGLLIEERVVDGLTILFVSPKQSLSYPAAEYLRERVMSWCDTRPGTIPVVVEGRHVLRIDATVAKNLALLLADLEARDQRLVFWNWCEQAKRTLTSYDASLHASFKSSGSVGQIFSPRTATRE; via the exons ATGGGATGCTTCGTGTACTTGGTGTTCGGTAGCTGCAAAGATATCACCGTGGGACCTACGGCAATAATGGCTTTACTGTCGCAACAGCACGTTATAAGGCTGGGAGAAGATATTGCC GTACTTTTGTGCTTCCTGACTGGCTGCGTGATATTGCTGATGGGTCTGCTCCACTTGGGATTTCTTGTGGAGTTTGTTAGTATGCCAGTGATATCTGGATTCACTAATGCCGCTGCCATAATAATTGGAACGTCTCAGTTGGGCACATTGCTTGGCTTAAGTGGAAGAAGCGATTCGTTCGTCGATGCCATTTCCAAAGTTGTcaatcattttgataaaatcacCTTTTGGGATCCCTTGTTAGGAATCTGTTCCATGATCTTACTCGTCTGTCTTAAA aaactaCCTGGAAAGAAAGGAGGCACGATGGGGGAAAAATTCATGTGGGTCACATCTCTGGCAAGGAACGCTGTAGTCGTCATCtttggaataatattaaatcgctCGTTGTTCTCTTACGGCATTAAGATCTTCAAAAGTACTGGAAACATAACCGAAGGTCTACCGCCCTTTGCACCGCCACCGTTCTCCCTTACAAAAGGAAACCATACGTATCATTTCCAGGAGTTGATCGGTGAACTGGGAAGCACCGTCATCTCAGTCCCGTTAATAGCAATTTTGGAGAGCATTGCTATTGCCAAAGCGTTTG CAAAAGGGAGAACCGTTGACGCTAATCAAGAGATGCTGGCTTTAGGACTTTGCAACATTTTTGGGAGCTTTTCCCGATCAATGCCAACCACAGGAAGCTTCACAAGGACCGCTGTAAACAACGCCTCGGGCGTAAAAACACCGATGGGCGGTGTAATTACCGGATGCCTGGTGCTTTTAGCGTGCGGCCTTCTCACTTCCACTTTCCAATTCATCCCCAAAGCAACTCTCGCCGCGGTGATCATAGTTGCCATGTACTACATGCTCGAGCTTCGTATATTCCTCGTCCTCTGGAGGACGAAAA AGATCGACCTGATACCTCTGACTGTGACCTTGTCGAGCTGCTTGGCAATTGGTCCAGAATACGGGATGATCGGCGGGATCGTGGTAAATCTGATTCTCCTGCTCTATTTCGCGGCCAGGCCTGGATTATTGATCGAGGAACGGGTGGTCGATGGGCTGACGATCCTGTTTGTCTCACCGAAACAATCCTTGAGCTATCCAGCCGCCGAGTACCTTCGTGAACGAGTCATGTCGTG GTGCGACACCAGGCCAGGAACGATTCCCGTGGTCGTGGAAGGCCGCCACGTGCTGAGAATCGATGCTACGGTCGCCAAGAATCTCGCTCTGCTCCTCGCCGACCTGGAGGCAAGGGATCAGAGGCTGGTATTTTGGAACTGGTGCGAGCAAGCCAAGAGGACCTTGACGAGCTACGACGCCTCCCTCCACGCGTCCTTTAAAAGTTCTGGAAGCGTGGGGCAGATATTCTCGCCTAGAACAGCGACACGAGAGTGA